The genomic interval TCTTTTACCAGTTCCGCATAAATAGAGCCGCTAGAGGCGTTTGGTAACAAGCGTCCCAGATAGATAACCACCCTCTTGATGAAAGAGAACAGAACCCGGCTTACTACTGACTCTCTCCCTTGATCAAGGAGTATTAATCTTTCTAGGTTTATGCTCCATTGTTTTTGGTCATCAAGTAAAGTTTTCCTGAGCAAAAAATGCAAATTGAACCATACGATCCCAGTCAACTTGATGCTGTGATTCATCTTTCGCTTCGGGCATGGACTCCGGTCTTTGATTCGATTCAGAAAGTGATGGATCTTGAGGTGTACCGGGAATTCTATCCCGATTGGCGTGTCAGCCAGAAAAAGGCTGTCGAGGAAGTATGTGCGTCAGTGAACACAAAGGTGTGGGTTGCGATCGACTCTGGTTCAACTGTAGGCTTTGTTGCTGTGAAACTCCACTCCGAGAACAGCTTGGGAGAAATCTACATGATTGCCGTTGATCCAGACTATCAACGTCGAGGAATTGGCTCCGCTCTGATGGAATTCGCTCTTAATTGGATGAAAGTTGCTGGGATGTCGGTTGCTATGGTCGAAACTGGAGGCGATCCCGGTCATGCTCCGGCACGTTTTACCTATGAAAAGCTGGGTTTTAGGCTGTTCTCGGTCGCCAGGTACTTCAAGAAGTTATAGTTGCAGAGGGTTTGAAAACACGCTCTATGATAATTTTGAGTAAACTAAATTAATAGCCCATTTGTACAAAAAATGTAATACATATATTACCTGTAGCATAATTTAATAGCTCAAAATTACTATTAATTTGTACAAAATTTGTACGTTTTAAAAAAAGAGTAAGCACAACTGCGTGTAATATCGTTAATCTGTACGTTACCTGGCTTACTGCTGATTTTCCTTAATTTTGTCCTTTGTGAATGACCAATAACTAATCACTCTTGACTAAGAACTGATGACCTTAGCCTATCCCCGCCGTCAACGACAACTTGAAAGCTTAGTCAAAAAATTTAGTTTGCCAGCACAAGCACCGATTAAATGGCAACTTTTGGACTTGGCGCTGACTCATCCTACTGTCTCTGAGTCAGCAAATTATGAACATCTTGAGTTTGTTGGAGATGCGGTGGTGCGCTTGGTGGCGGCAATCGTGTTATGGGAAAATTACCCAGATTGCCCAGTAGGAGATTATGCGGCAATTCGTTCGGTGTTGGTGAGCGATCGCATTCTTGCCCAATTGGCTCGCTCCTACGGATTAGAATTATACTTACTTGTAGCTGGTAGTGCTACTGCTGATAAGGTTGGTCAACAATCGCGACTGGCAGATGCCTTTGAAGCAGTTCTGGGAGCGCTTTACCTTAGCACTAACAATTTGGATCTGATCCGTCCTTGGTTAGATCCTCACTTTAAAGAACTAGCAGCAGAAATCCGCCTTGATCCCGCCAGACTTAACTACAAAGCTGCTTTGCAAGAATGGACTCAAGCCAACTTTAAAGTTTTACCTGAGTATCGGGTTGTAGAAATTAGTCAACCACAGACAAATCAAGACCGTTTTATTGCTCAAGTGTGGCTGCACGGACAAAAACTTGGTGAAGGCAAGGGACGCTCTATCAAAGCTGCCGAACAAGCAGCAGCAAAAGTTGCATTTTCAACTATTGATACTCAGGATAAACACTGAACTCTAAAGATAATAAAGAAGCTGATAATTCAGTTATGAGTACCTATTCATTAGTCATTAACAAATGACCAATGATAAACAACCAATAACAAATAACTAATGACTAATCAAATTAAAATCGCCGTCGTCGGTATTGGACGATGGGGCGTACATTTGCTGCGGAATTTTTTAGAACATCCGCAAGTCAAAGTAGTGGCAGTAGTAGATCCAAATCCAGAACGCCTGGTGACAGTTAAAAGACAGTATAAGTTGGATGATACTGTATTACTAACAACTGAATGGCAAGTAATAAAGCAAGTAACAGGTTTAGAAGCAGTAGTAATTGCTACTCCTGCTAGTACCCATTATTCTCTGATTACTGATGCCTTGAATTGGGGATACCACGTTTTAGCCGAAAAGCCTTTAACTCTCGATCCCAGAGAATGCTGGCAACTCTGCCAATTAGCAGAAAAACAGCAACGTCAGCTTATGGTCGATCATACCTACTTATTTCATCCAGCAGTTGAACGAGGGCAAGCTGTAGTTCGGGGAGGAGAATTAGGTGATTTACGCTATGGCTACGCCTGTCGTACCCATTTAGGGCCTGTTCGTCAAGATGTAGATGCACTTTGGGACTTAGCCATTCACGATATTGCCATTTTCAACTCTTGGCTAGGACAAATGCCTGTGAGCGTGCAAGCAACGGGTAGGGTGTGGCTACAACAAGAGGACAAGGGGAGAAGAGCACAGGGCAAGGGGCATAGCGCAAAGGGCATAGAAAAATCCAATTCCCAATGCCCAATGCCCAATGCCCAATCCCCCACTCCCCCTCTTTCTGACTTAATCTGGGCAACTCTCACTTACTCAAATGGGTTTCAAGCCTCTATTCACTTATGCTGGCTCAATCCTGATAAACAGCGACGTTTAGCAGTAGTGGGTAGTCGTGGTAGTTTGATTTTTGATGAAATGGCAAGCGCATCACCTTTAACTTTATTCAACGGTGAGATTGAGGTGCAAGAAAACCAATTTATTCCTGTAAATCAAAGTCAAAAAGTACTGCAAATCGAAACCAGCGAACCATTAAAACGAGTTTGCGATCGCTTTATAGATTGCGTCTGTAATCAAACTCCTTGCGTAGTTTCGTCTGGTTGGGTAGCTACAGAACTTGTGCAAATTCTCGCCGCTTTAACACAATCTCTCAACCAGGATGGCAAACCTGTTTTTCTGGACAAAAATTGCTACTTATTTGCGAGTTCTGAGTAAAAGCATCAAATGTTTCTACTGTTTCATTCTCGTGTGTAGGTAAATGTCCATTATTTCCAACACTATCTAACTCCAAAGGAGTTTCCACTGTCCCTACTTGCTCTTTGTTAGTGCAAGAAACTGACAATGATACATCTATCAATGGTAAGATTATTTTTACAACAGTACCTTGATTCAAACCTGCACTCTCAAGAGTAATGCTGCCTCCCATCAGTTCTATTAAGTTCCGCGAAATTGCCAATCCCAATCCGGTACCACCAAACCTGCGTGTCGTAACGTCATCAACCATCACAAAGGGACGAAATAGTTTTTGCTGTTGGGAGGGATCTATACCTATACCTGTATCTTTAACAGCGACAATTACTTGACATTTACTATCTATTTCTTGAATCTCTGTTGTAATGCTGATGCTTCCATCTTCAGTAAACTTAGTGGCGTTGCCGATAATATTAATCAGTACCTGCTTGAGCTTGGCGGGATCGGCATTTACCAAAATAGGTTCGCTCATCTGCCGAGAAATATTTAACTGCAAGCCCTTTTGTTGAATATTTACTGATTGCAAATTAATGACATCTTTTAGTATTTGTTGGAGGTCAATCGGTTCTAAGCTAACTGAAAGTTTACCTGCTTCTATTTTAGAAATGTCGAGTAGATCGTTAATTATGCCCAGCAAGTGAATTGCAGTTTCATCAGCACGCTTGAGAAACTCCATTTCTTCTTCACGGCTATCACACATATCATCACGGACTAGGCGAACACAATTAATAATAATATTTAATGGATTTCTCAACTCATGAGAAGTTGTCGCTAAAAATTGACTTTTAGTTTGGTTAGCGCTTTTGGCTTCTTGCCAAGAAATTTCGACTTCTTCTGCCCAAGCTTTGAGTCGCTCTACCATTTGCTCCAATGCTTGTCCTAGTTGATTAAATTCTTTAATTTGGAAGTTGTGCGGTACTGGTGCAACAGTGTGGTGACTGTGGAGATTTAAAGCATAATCTCGTAGTTCTTCGACAGGAAGCGCAAGGCAACGAGCTAAATACAACGAAGCCAATAAACTCGCACTAATTAAGCCAATTGTCAAAGTGAAAAGAATAAATTTGATTTGCCTTAACCCATACAAAGCATCATTAAGGTTAGCCATAGCTAAAATCACCCATTTTTGTTGTCCTCCTTTGAGAACTGGGCTATCAATAGCGGTATAGCCAGCAAGTAACTCTTTGCCGTCTTTTTTAAAAAACAAATGTAAAAAGTTTTGTTTCCCTGCGATCGCATTTTTGACTATATCTTTTAGTCGTGCATCATCCAAGTGTTGTCTAATATTCGTCCCAATATGATTTGCATTTGGATGTGCTAAGATTCTGCCATCTTCATCAATAACTACTGTTGAGCCTGTTAATAAACCAGGTTGATTGTGAATTTGTTCGTTAAATAATACTGATTTAAAAATTAGAGTGTAACGCCATTGACCATCACTATCGTAAACAGGTGCTGATACTAATAATTTCAGTTTATTTTGTCCATCTGTTTTTTCATTTATGCCTGGGATTTGTGACACAATCGGCTCTACGGCAAATCCATCAGTAAATAAAGAAGATTCTGCTTCACTGATTGGTTCATCACCACAAGTCGTGGCTACAACTGCATTGCTCTGTGGATTTGTTAGTTGTATGCACTCAATTTGTTGGGGCTGCTGTCGCGCTAACTTAGTAAGAAAAGTTTGCATTTGTGCAGGTGTTCCTGACTGGATTACCTGTGTTTGACTAATACTGAGCAAATTAACTTTTAAGGCTGCGATCGCGTCAACAATCTTTTCGCCCTTGAGGATGGCGCTTTCTGTTAAGTTTTGACGAGCAGTTTCTAACAAACCGTAGCGTGCCTTTTGATAAGCCACTATCTCCCCAATCAATAAAATTGGAACAGACAGCAGCAAAATTTTAGATACTAAAATCCGGCGAAAGGATGATTGACGGTGCATAGCCATCGGCACTCTCACTTGGCGCAATCCACAACAGCAACGAGATGCGATTAGACTAGCTAATCTAACGTTGGGCGAAAAAATTACTCTTGGCAATTTTTAAACATAAAATAGCTTAATAGTAAAAAGACGTACAGTCTACAAACAAAGAGAGCAAGGGTGCAGTATAGACCTCATACTACAGTAGTTTTGGCCATGAGTGCAGATGGCAAAATAGCAGATTTTAGGCGATCGCCTGCTCGATTCGGGTCAAAAACCGATAAAGCCCATCTGGAAAAACAGATTGCTGCCTCTGATGCCGTTTTATTTGGTGCTGGAACTCTACGCGCTTATGGTACAACATTAACCGTAGCAAATCCACAGCTTCTGCAACAAAGAATACAAGCAGGTCAAAACTCGCAGCCAATCCACATAGTAATTACACATACTGCCCACCTAAATCCGGAACTTCGCTTTTTTCAACAACCTGTCAGCCGTTGGTTAATAACAACAAAACCAGGAGCGCTTTTTTGGCAAAAGCGTCCAGAATTCGAGCGGATTTTAGTATTAGAAACTACGACAGAAAAAATAGACATTGCAGTTGCTCTACAACATCTATTAACTCTGGGAATAGCAAAATTAGCTGTATTAGGAGGGGGTGAATTAATCGCCTCAATGCTGGAATTAGACTTAATCGACGAATTTTGGCTAACCATCTGTCCTTTAATTTTAGGTGGTGCTAGTGCGCCTACACCAGTGGAAGGCAAAGGATTTTTGTCGCAAGTAGCTCCCCAGTTACAACTAATGGAAGTTTGTACCTCCGAGCAGGAAGTTTTTCTCAATTATCGAATTAAGCGATGAATTGCTTATGAATTGGCTAGCTCACTTGTTCCTGTCTGAATGTAATGATGAAATTCGCTTGGGTAATCTACTTGCCGACTTAGTCAAGGGATCAGCACGTCAGAATTTCAACTTTTATCTCCAGCGTGGTATTAAATGCCATCAAGCAATTGATGCATTTACAGATGCTCATTTTATCGTCCACCGCAGTAAACGGCTAATTGGATCAGAATACAGACGATTTGCTGGCATACTCGTCGATATTTTTTACGATCATTTTCTAGCAAAAAATTGGTCTATGTATTCTAAAGTACCTTTGGAAGAGTTTACAGCCCAGATATACGAGTCGTTTCAAGCTTATCAAGGAGATATACCCACAGGTGTCAGAAAATTGATTGCTTGTATGGCAGCCGAAGATTGGTTGACAGGTTATCGCAGCTTAACTGGTGTAGAAAAAACTTTAGAGAGAATCTCCAACAGAATATTAATGCGGATGAACAAGTCTTTCAAGTTGCAATATGCGATTAAAGAACTCACAAGCCACTACAATAGCTTGGAAGATGACTTTCTAGAGTTCTTTCCAGAATTACGGGAATATGTACAAAACTGGTGTTTTGCCTAGTGTAAATAGGGACTAGGGGCTATGAAGACGCGGAGATGGAAAGACGCGGTGACAGGGAGAAATTATCAAAAATATTCCCCATGTCTCAACCTCTCCGTGTCACCTTGTTCTCTTCCCAATACCCAATTCCCAATACCCAATTCCCAGATTTAGCTGCAATTAGGAGCAGATTAGATTAACTTAAGTAAAGCTATTCCTAAAATTCTTTCGGAAGTCCACGATGGTGGAACAACTAAAGCCTCGCTATTCAGTCGCTTGGATTAACAAAATTGCTGAAGTTCCTCAAGACGCTTGGGATGCTTTAGCATTGCCACTGCAAACTCCATTTTTAGAATGGCAGTGGCTGAACAATTTAGAAACCTCTGGTAGTGCTACAGCTAAAACAGGTTGGTTGCCAAATCATTTGACTCTTTGGCGTGATAGAACACTCATCGCTGCTGCTGTGCTCTACCTGAAAGGACACAGTCAGGGTGAATTTGTATTCGATCACCAGTGGGCTGAATTGGCACAGCGCATCGGCGTGCATTACTATCCAAAAATGCTAGGGATGACGCCGTTTACTCCTGTTGAAGGCTATCGATTTTTGATTGCCCCAGGTGAAGACGAAGATGAAATTGTAGCGATGATGGTGCATGAAATTGATGCTTTCTGCTCAAAGCACCGCTTAAGTGGCTGTCATTTTCTTTTTGTCGATCCCCAATGGCGTCCGATTTTAGAACGTCAAGGTTTCACCGCTTGGTTGCACCACAGTTACATTTGGCAAAATATTGGTTTTAATACTTTTGATGATTATTTGACTGTTTTTAATGCCAATCAGCGCCGTAACATTAAGCGCGAACGCAAAGCTGTAGAAAAAGCTGGTTTGAGATTACAACCTATAACTGGAGATGAAATTTCTAAATCGCTGTTAGCGCTAATGTACGAGTTTTATGCTGATACGTGCGATAAATTTGGCTGGTGGGGTAGTAAATACTTAACAAAGCGCTTTTTTGAACAATTACACACCCATTATCGCCATCGTGTATTGTTGTTTGCTGCTTATAGTGAGCAAGATCATCGCCAGCCTCTGGGGATGTCTTTTTGTTTATTTAAAGGCGATAGCATGTACGGGCGCTATTGGGGTAGTTTTCAAGAAATAGATTGTTTGCATTTTGATGCTTGCTATTATGCCCCAATAGAGTGGGCGATCGCTAACGGTATTCAGATTTTTGATCCCGGTGCTGGTGGGCGGCATAAAAAACGTCGCGGTTTTCCTGCTATGCCCAATTACAGTTTGCACCGCTTTTACAATCAGCGTTTGCAACAAATTTTGCATCCTTACATTCGTGAGGTGAATGAGTTAGAGCAGCAAGAAATTGAGGCAATTAATGCAGAATTACCGTTTAGTCAAAAACAGGATTAACAGGATTAAAAAAATTAGGTAGACTTCGCCGAAATACCCACAAAAAAAGGTATTAGGGAAAAATGTATCGGGGATTGAGAATTGAGCATTGGATATCAGACTATGTAAGGTACACAGGGAGATAGGAATTACACTTGAGAAGGAATGAAAAATTATTGAGCAATGTTGGTTTTTACAGCAATTATGGGTGTGAAATTAGAAGATTTAGCAGCAATAGATGAAAAACTTTCTCTGCGTCAATTAGAACTAGATCCAGGTGGATATTTCATCATTTACCTGGATCGAGAGTCGGGATTAATTTGTGCAAAGCATTTCACAAATGTAATTGATGAGCGTGGTTTAGCTATCGATCCAGAAACAGGGAAGGTAATTCCCGCACGAGGAAAGGTGGAACGAACTCACACAACCCTATTTTCCGGCAGAACGGCAAAAGAACTGTGTGTTAATATTTTTGAACAAACAAAACCCTGTCCAGTAACTCAGCTAGATCATGCTGCATATTTAGGACGGGAATTTGTCCGTGCTGAGTTAGCATTAGTGACAGGGCAAGAGTATGTTCAAGATTAATTTTGATTTGTTAGTGGTTAGTAGGTAGTAGGTATAGGTAGAGATGCGATTGATCGCGTCTGTACATTAGTCGTTGGTAATTTAGAAGTTAATTTTTACCTGTTAACCACTAACCACTAACCACTAACCACTAACCATTAACCATTAACCATTAGAAGATGGTTGGTTGATTTGGTAAATGTAATAAGTCGCCATCGGGATAATGGTGGCGGCAATTAAAAGTCCTACTACCCAAGCGGTAGCATTACCCGTGTCTGTTTTTTCTCCTTTTTTGAAGGTGCTTTCTACCTGCACGGTGTCAACAACTTCGGGAGCTCCGGGATCGGGTTGTCCCGATAGTACAGCTACTAGGCGATCGCTTGCATCTAAAAATGCTTGATTGTATTTGTCACCATCCCGCAAAGGAACCGCGACAGTTTCATTAGCTACACTTTGAGCAATCTCGTCTGACATCAAAGACTTGACTCGTTCACCAGTAATAATCGCAGTACCGTTGGTTACGGTATTAATCATTAGTAGGGTTTGATTAGCTTGTGCTTCTTTGTCGGGGAACCATTTTTCAAATAATGCTTTGGTAAAGCTCTCCGGAGTTACACCATAGTCAAGACGGCGAACAGTAACAATTCTTACTTCATTTCCGGTTTGCTTGGCTAATTCCTCAAAGGCGCTGCTAAGTTTACCTTCATTGACACGGCTGATGACATCAGCTTCATCGACAACCCAGGTATCAGGTGTGAGAGCAGGAATTTGATACACACCTGTGGCTAAAGCGGGTGCCATAAATAGTGAGGAGGCTAAAATAACGCTCATCAATGACAAAATTAGCCAGTGAATGTGTTTTTTCCAGTTGAATATTTGGTTGAGGAGCTGTTTCATCGGATTGAATTATAGTATAAAGACAGGCTTCCACCAAAAATACTACACAAAGATTGGCAAAGTCTTGTCTTTTCTCAGAGTCTTTTTGCGAAGTTCAATTCAGTTGAAACAGAAAATTATATATATCCCCTACCTTCATTTTTGGTGATGATGGTTTACTATTGGTGAGTTTCAAGCTCAAATTTTCAAATTAACTTACCGATAGTAGAGCAATCAACTCTTGCTTTTTCTTTTTGTTGTATCCAGAAATTCCTTGTGTTTTCGCCATATCTCTAAGTTGTGTCACTGATAAGGTAGTTAACTTCACCTTTGTAGTGGCTTCTGGTGTAGCAACTTCTGGGATCATAGCTTCTGGTGTTATTTCAGGGGCGATATAAAAGACTTCTTGAAGCGCATCTAGCTTTTTACCCTTAGTTATGCCGCATTTGAGTTTTGTGATTGGCTCAAAGGTTTGCCAAGTTTTGCGTGAAGCTTCATCAATACGATTGGTAGCGATCACCAGTTTTACGCCTTTTAACTCACTGTTGGGCTTTTCAATCAGGTAACGCAAAGCTGCTTGAATATCATCTCTACTTGCAGTTGACAAATTAATTTTTGGTACTAACTCACCAGTCAGAATCTTGGTTAACTCAAGTGTCTTCTCACTGGCATCTGTAACAACGCACCACACCCTTTCTAATCCGGCTTCGGATGCGATCGCATAAACGAAACCATTCCCGATGACTTCATACTGATCTTCGCCGATTTCTTTGACAATCACTGGAACCCAATTACGACTGCCCGACTCAATCAGCGCTGTTGCAGCTGCTTTGATGCAAAATTCGGGTACATCCGTGCCTTTACCTGGGCTAATTTCATGCATATAAAGACACATCAAATTTCCAACGTTACTTACGCTCATCTTTCTAAACTTCTTATTGTAAAAAGTATTCCTTCGTTAATACCAAATAATGCTCGCAGGCTGTCTTGTTTTTATAAGCAGCAGGAGTACGAGTAAACGCAGCACCTGCAATATGTGCGTAGCTAGGTATGCTGAAAATATAGAGGTTTTTGTGAGTAGGTGTATCTGGAGTAAAAGTATGGTGTTAAGTCAATAGGATTGGCAGTTTTATTCTTTTTGGCTCGTTCTATGATTTTGTCTATTGCTAGTTCTGCTGTACGTTTTGCAGGATCGGTGATTGATTCACCATTATAAAAAATGGGTAGGGCAATAGGGCCTCCATCATTTCTTTCGCTTTGAATTTCTAGAATAAAACGCTCAAGAACAGTTGCTGCATTCTCCAAAGAAAAAATGGAGTTGTGTTTGGTGGGAATTAAAACTACATCTGCTGCGTAAATTGCACTTTTGCTGAAAAATCTCCAGTTTGGTGGAGAGTCAATCAAGATATAGTCATATTGTGATTTGAATGATTCTAGTGCTTGTCGTAGTCTTCCAGGACTTATCATTTGACGCAGTTTATCTTCTTCCACATACTGAAGCTTTTCATCACTAGCAATAATGTCAAATTGCCAAGTAATGCCTGGTTTGGGGGAGAATTTACAAGTGTTGATCAACCCGTCAGGTGATGGTGCAGTTTTATTTACCAGCCACGAGTACAAAGAATCTTGACTAACTTTCACACCTAGTGAGCTAGTCAAGTCTTTTTGATTGGGATCGA from Chlorogloeopsis sp. ULAP01 carries:
- a CDS encoding GNAT family N-acetyltransferase, with protein sequence MYREFYPDWRVSQKKAVEEVCASVNTKVWVAIDSGSTVGFVAVKLHSENSLGEIYMIAVDPDYQRRGIGSALMEFALNWMKVAGMSVAMVETGGDPGHAPARFTYEKLGFRLFSVARYFKKL
- the rnc gene encoding ribonuclease III — encoded protein: MTLAYPRRQRQLESLVKKFSLPAQAPIKWQLLDLALTHPTVSESANYEHLEFVGDAVVRLVAAIVLWENYPDCPVGDYAAIRSVLVSDRILAQLARSYGLELYLLVAGSATADKVGQQSRLADAFEAVLGALYLSTNNLDLIRPWLDPHFKELAAEIRLDPARLNYKAALQEWTQANFKVLPEYRVVEISQPQTNQDRFIAQVWLHGQKLGEGKGRSIKAAEQAAAKVAFSTIDTQDKH
- a CDS encoding Gfo/Idh/MocA family oxidoreductase; translation: MTNQIKIAVVGIGRWGVHLLRNFLEHPQVKVVAVVDPNPERLVTVKRQYKLDDTVLLTTEWQVIKQVTGLEAVVIATPASTHYSLITDALNWGYHVLAEKPLTLDPRECWQLCQLAEKQQRQLMVDHTYLFHPAVERGQAVVRGGELGDLRYGYACRTHLGPVRQDVDALWDLAIHDIAIFNSWLGQMPVSVQATGRVWLQQEDKGRRAQGKGHSAKGIEKSNSQCPMPNAQSPTPPLSDLIWATLTYSNGFQASIHLCWLNPDKQRRLAVVGSRGSLIFDEMASASPLTLFNGEIEVQENQFIPVNQSQKVLQIETSEPLKRVCDRFIDCVCNQTPCVVSSGWVATELVQILAALTQSLNQDGKPVFLDKNCYLFASSE
- a CDS encoding sensor histidine kinase, giving the protein MAMHRQSSFRRILVSKILLLSVPILLIGEIVAYQKARYGLLETARQNLTESAILKGEKIVDAIAALKVNLLSISQTQVIQSGTPAQMQTFLTKLARQQPQQIECIQLTNPQSNAVVATTCGDEPISEAESSLFTDGFAVEPIVSQIPGINEKTDGQNKLKLLVSAPVYDSDGQWRYTLIFKSVLFNEQIHNQPGLLTGSTVVIDEDGRILAHPNANHIGTNIRQHLDDARLKDIVKNAIAGKQNFLHLFFKKDGKELLAGYTAIDSPVLKGGQQKWVILAMANLNDALYGLRQIKFILFTLTIGLISASLLASLYLARCLALPVEELRDYALNLHSHHTVAPVPHNFQIKEFNQLGQALEQMVERLKAWAEEVEISWQEAKSANQTKSQFLATTSHELRNPLNIIINCVRLVRDDMCDSREEEMEFLKRADETAIHLLGIINDLLDISKIEAGKLSVSLEPIDLQQILKDVINLQSVNIQQKGLQLNISRQMSEPILVNADPAKLKQVLINIIGNATKFTEDGSISITTEIQEIDSKCQVIVAVKDTGIGIDPSQQQKLFRPFVMVDDVTTRRFGGTGLGLAISRNLIELMGGSITLESAGLNQGTVVKIILPLIDVSLSVSCTNKEQVGTVETPLELDSVGNNGHLPTHENETVETFDAFTQNSQISSNFCPEKQVCHPG
- a CDS encoding RibD family protein, whose product is MQYRPHTTVVLAMSADGKIADFRRSPARFGSKTDKAHLEKQIAASDAVLFGAGTLRAYGTTLTVANPQLLQQRIQAGQNSQPIHIVITHTAHLNPELRFFQQPVSRWLITTKPGALFWQKRPEFERILVLETTTEKIDIAVALQHLLTLGIAKLAVLGGGELIASMLELDLIDEFWLTICPLILGGASAPTPVEGKGFLSQVAPQLQLMEVCTSEQEVFLNYRIKR
- a CDS encoding ACP phosphodiesterase, yielding MNWLAHLFLSECNDEIRLGNLLADLVKGSARQNFNFYLQRGIKCHQAIDAFTDAHFIVHRSKRLIGSEYRRFAGILVDIFYDHFLAKNWSMYSKVPLEEFTAQIYESFQAYQGDIPTGVRKLIACMAAEDWLTGYRSLTGVEKTLERISNRILMRMNKSFKLQYAIKELTSHYNSLEDDFLEFFPELREYVQNWCFA
- a CDS encoding GNAT family N-acetyltransferase, translated to MVEQLKPRYSVAWINKIAEVPQDAWDALALPLQTPFLEWQWLNNLETSGSATAKTGWLPNHLTLWRDRTLIAAAVLYLKGHSQGEFVFDHQWAELAQRIGVHYYPKMLGMTPFTPVEGYRFLIAPGEDEDEIVAMMVHEIDAFCSKHRLSGCHFLFVDPQWRPILERQGFTAWLHHSYIWQNIGFNTFDDYLTVFNANQRRNIKRERKAVEKAGLRLQPITGDEISKSLLALMYEFYADTCDKFGWWGSKYLTKRFFEQLHTHYRHRVLLFAAYSEQDHRQPLGMSFCLFKGDSMYGRYWGSFQEIDCLHFDACYYAPIEWAIANGIQIFDPGAGGRHKKRRGFPAMPNYSLHRFYNQRLQQILHPYIREVNELEQQEIEAINAELPFSQKQD
- a CDS encoding DUF4346 domain-containing protein; amino-acid sequence: MGVKLEDLAAIDEKLSLRQLELDPGGYFIIYLDRESGLICAKHFTNVIDERGLAIDPETGKVIPARGKVERTHTTLFSGRTAKELCVNIFEQTKPCPVTQLDHAAYLGREFVRAELALVTGQEYVQD
- a CDS encoding TPM domain-containing protein: MKQLLNQIFNWKKHIHWLILSLMSVILASSLFMAPALATGVYQIPALTPDTWVVDEADVISRVNEGKLSSAFEELAKQTGNEVRIVTVRRLDYGVTPESFTKALFEKWFPDKEAQANQTLLMINTVTNGTAIITGERVKSLMSDEIAQSVANETVAVPLRDGDKYNQAFLDASDRLVAVLSGQPDPGAPEVVDTVQVESTFKKGEKTDTGNATAWVVGLLIAATIIPMATYYIYQINQPSSNG
- a CDS encoding Rho termination factor N-terminal domain-containing protein, which produces MSVSNVGNLMCLYMHEISPGKGTDVPEFCIKAAATALIESGSRNWVPVIVKEIGEDQYEVIGNGFVYAIASEAGLERVWCVVTDASEKTLELTKILTGELVPKINLSTASRDDIQAALRYLIEKPNSELKGVKLVIATNRIDEASRKTWQTFEPITKLKCGITKGKKLDALQEVFYIAPEITPEAMIPEVATPEATTKVKLTTLSVTQLRDMAKTQGISGYNKKKKQELIALLSVS
- a CDS encoding AAA family ATPase encodes the protein MAVYNNKGGVGKTTTTVNLAAILAMLGKRSLIIDFDPNQKDLTSSLGVKVSQDSLYSWLVNKTAPSPDGLINTCKFSPKPGITWQFDIIASDEKLQYVEEDKLRQMISPGRLRQALESFKSQYDYILIDSPPNWRFFSKSAIYAADVVLIPTKHNSIFSLENAATVLERFILEIQSERNDGGPIALPIFYNGESITDPAKRTAELAIDKIIERAKKNKTANPIDLTPYFYSRYTYSQKPLYFQHT